A window of bacterium contains these coding sequences:
- a CDS encoding cyclic nucleotide-binding domain-containing protein — translation MLTTIERVLALQKSPIFAEIPTDGLAHLAAIAEEAEFRPGDILFEEGGVPEACYLILAGSVELRRGGAAALTVGVGEDLGIWALLDGEPHVYAARALDNTHALRIAQDDFYDLLADHTEIIQTLFRTLVRRIRGVLAERVA, via the coding sequence ATGCTGACCACCATCGAACGAGTGCTGGCCCTGCAGAAAAGTCCGATCTTCGCCGAGATTCCCACCGACGGCCTGGCGCATCTGGCCGCGATCGCCGAGGAGGCGGAATTCCGCCCGGGTGACATTCTCTTCGAGGAGGGGGGCGTGCCGGAGGCCTGCTACTTAATCCTGGCGGGGTCGGTGGAGCTGCGGCGCGGCGGCGCCGCGGCGTTGACCGTCGGTGTCGGCGAAGACCTGGGCATTTGGGCGCTTCTCGACGGCGAACCCCATGTCTATGCCGCGCGCGCGCTGGACAACACCCACGCGCTGCGGATCGCGCAGGATGACTTCTACGACTTGCTGGCCGATCACACCGAGATCATCCAGACACTGTTCCGCACGTTGGTGCGCCGGATCCGCGGCGTGCTCGCCGAACGGGTGGCCTGA